A stretch of Halichondria panicea chromosome 1, odHalPani1.1, whole genome shotgun sequence DNA encodes these proteins:
- the LOC135334281 gene encoding uncharacterized protein LOC135334281 isoform X1 encodes MATEQDSDALAEDLHEAVCNNDVTQVRSLLGQGADPNHQLYWSDDEWAFKLPPLHYACYEGYLEIVKTLVTHGARTDKGDGSDNSTPLHWACREGHKEIVQYLIQEVRCSTDVRNNDNETSLHSACAGGSKDLVQYLVEEVKMDVGTPLTEENSDALEKMLLDNKIKGFALTGERTYKAVERHLQELGHRELAANLRANLDKALNEFKSEQALNEAMKAGFVRVNTTNILFFGMAGTGKTSTKHLLLGLPPPVDRNSTPLASTAERICIRQIRDTTKIRMETQEDSSRTWKPVSSDDLQRIVADAIKSHVTSSDSEEYANPQELSIALKQLEPSNESSTPVDATPSTSRATKPSVAGAKITRSKQERKKIKFLSTVSNVMANIQRFSDADRTAVQEKFGFHWIYIIDSGGQPHFHNLLPLFMPKISVALYTLRLSDCLDDHPLVEYYKDNKPVGECFKSHLSVLDNFKYLVQSIQSHSENCKLVCIGTHKDHQSECKETLSDKNKTLLNFAEKDCIKKLTMFFNLGITKEILFPVDCKHCDSDSQEVAKTIREYVHKLSQELNNIEIKVPFWWFLLQIIVEKVSNDENRKVLSKDECVEIAKALHNFHEDALCEALKFFHEHNIFHYYPAILPNVVFCDTQVLLDKVTELVEYAAYVRASNGFGTWLDFTDKGIITIQLLSDKNFEKHYVDEIFAPTHLIEIFKHLLIATPFHLFSQEVGKDKRFYMPSLLSLLPPTQVNDKRADLLKTGLIPLVLHFKSNWQCCGVFCCLQVYLIKECEWEIEMEDHQPSRNFVQFVHREEDCFITLIDGFSFLEIHSSNNQKEMLSLISENIYSGLRSAYKALKYTYEDPEVTFLCPFISQSISSPSPQVPHHPAHVLVEDDVMRCTLCKTTYELKDGHKDWLSPCCKLEVDIQNQTYLKKLDELMADESGTIELHYLKTHFIGPSDLGKTTTRQRLVGSITNLSLLPEDQRKRCSTLLAECEQVLAFMDKSGTKLEFKASSNLEEETQFIFSYLMSCEPIEDSTVSNTSPPKEQPTQETTDPKIEDSTVSNISLPKEQPTKKTTDPKKQTQLKIGESATVPQEAVSPIPEPPEKVVKVTTVDVEKVISRLRNIVGSGEYTKELLNKVLLNLVDIGGQPGFVEMFPFLSKGAGIFLVFFRLDKDLDDMCQVSYERGKDKITPYDSTYTSRETLSQILSAISHHIKIDSDIDRELCSKLGNLGSAKPVATLIGTFKDKLAMQIKVNLLYEKYCDLTKTACKSDSTTASKSDSTTANKSDSTTASKSLNVKKAIQNILTHQKNDEHANVSAEDMAAIEQTVSHHLNSDAFKKDVQDRLEQKLTEKNEGVTKITSKFENLLSNPKDTKFQFIAVDNYEGTDSDMEPLREHLHGLFSSYFKHAKLRIRPQQLLFGVVLRKEFDIVSMEECIRIGTEGLKMREEEVRFTVWYLDRYVGALIYHPEIKDKDGWFGNFIICNPQVVFNSLSVLVVKPLLELHSEDSSIHFKDAERNNWILKGQFSMETITRCHSKENQGVKKDQLIPVEKLLILLKHSHLLAKITTVKEDHTTEEIETRYFIPAILKCASREELTKPPPTGIDTPSPIKITFKPQYVPTGLFCAMISDLVSRGSKGKGILGMTWKLATDTSVKRNLVSFHIDESANHFVTLIAHVDCYEIRIIRQNRKYTMHELCSYILSTLLLVMKDISPLLSPILAFDCYCGKHEDAMKLCLLTPGVYPCFNCNSEISLSPHQECWFAKEVSLGDDVTLLAFPYAEDLDPSLSFKWKKTSSKIKGSENELEFKASLNDHFEGFISCEISKNQKDFFTVYHCLRNSIGIAVHDDQEDEDQLYTKDLQEVLSQLMEAINVWFELGLALGIPVATLGDIKCHTHCNKDGLIRMLAHWLESSPSRTWSDICNGLKSCTVKHDVLANTIEKKYNGRLSGKRKRPKNCSCVPGPHAEDSSRPPHITDPLAPGHRKRLLGSGEEVETLSKRPKNDITIQGSSQEEHTNRNQTVQRSSIVLTGDDVLTICESLNNASNDWFNLGLALGMKFAGLKNIQDRYSDNNRRLTEVVGKRLQVTDPPMTWPYICECLRRPTIERNDVAEEIEDKYVTAFAHSATN; translated from the exons ATGTGAGGAATAATGATAACGAGACTTCTCTTCACTCTGCTTGTGCGGGAGGAAGTAAAGACCTGGTACAGTATCTGGTGGAGGAAGTGAAGATGGATGTTG GCACTCCATTGACTGAGGAAAACTCCGATGCTCTAGAAAAGATGCTCCTAGACAATAAAATCAAAGGATTTGCTTTGACTGGTGAAAGGACATACAAGGCAGTTGAACGCCACCTTCAGGAGCTCGGACACAGAGAACTAGCAGCCAACCTGAGGGCAAACCTCGACAAAG CCCTCAATGAATTCAAGTCTGAGCAAGCTCTTAATGAAGCCATGAAGGCTGGATTTGTCCGTGTGAACACTACCAATATCTTATTCTTTGGAATGGCAGGCACTGGTAAAACTTCCACTAAGCATCTCCTTCTGGGACTGCCTCCTCCTGTAGATAGAAATAGCACTCCATTAGCTAGCACAGCAGAGAGGATATGTATTAGACAAATTCGTGACACTACAAAGATACGAATGGAAACTCAAGAAGATTCCTCTAGAACATGGAAACCAGTATCTAGTGATGACCTACAACGCATTGTTGCTGATGCTATTAAATCTCATGTAACCAGCTCAGATTCTGAAGAATACGCTAACCCACAAGAACTCAGTATTGCTCTGAAGCAACTTGAACCTAGCAATGAATCCAGTACGCCAGTTGATGCAACTCCTTCGACTTCAAGAGCAACTAAACCATCAGTAGCTGGAGCAAAAATAACTCGTAGTAAACAAGAAAGAAAAAAGATTAAATTTCTTAGCACTGTTTCAAATGTAATGGCGAATATTCAGCGATTTTCTGATGCTGATCGTACTGCCGTTCAAGAAAAGTTTGGATTTCATTGGATCTACATAATCGATAGCGGTGGGCAACCACACTTTCATAATCTACTGCCTCTCTTCATGCCCAAGATTTCTGTAGCTTTGTACACTCTTCGTCTGTCTGATTGCCTAGATGATCATCCGCTAGTTGAATACTACAAGGACAATAAGCCAGTTGGTGAATGTTTCAAGTCACATCTCTCAGTTTTGGATAACTTTAAGTATCTCGTGCAGTCAATTCAATCTCACAGTGAAAACTGCAAGCTGGTATGCATTGGTACTCACAAAGACCATCAATCTGAATGCAAGGAAACATTATCCGACAAGAATAAAACGTTATTGAATTTTGCGGAGAAAGACTGCATTAAGAAGTTGACTATGTTTTTCAATTTGGGTATAACGAAAGAGATATTATTTCCTGTGGATTGCAAACACTGCGATTCTGACAGTCAGGAAGTGGCAAAGACAATTCGTGAATATGTTCACAAACTATCTCAAGAGCTGAATAATATTGAAATCAAGGTTCCTTTTTGGTGGTTTCTTTTGCAAATTATTGTCGAGAAGGTTTCAAACGATGAAAACAGAAAAGTTTTAAGCAAGGATGAATGCGTAGAAATTGCAAAAGCATTACATAATTTTCACGAAGATGCACTTTGTGAAGCTTTAAAATTCTTCCATGAGCATAACATATTTCACTACTATCCTGCCATTCTACCAAATGTTGTATTTTGTGATACTCAAGTGCTTCTCGATAAAGTAACAGAGCTTGTCGAGTATGCTGCATACGTGCGAGCAAGTAATGGGTTTGGAACGTGGTTAGATTTTACCGATAAAGGAATTATTACAATTCAACTTTTATCTGACAAAAATTTTGAAAAGCACTACGTCGATGAAATCTTTGCACCCACTCATCTCATTGAAATATTCAAGCACTTGTTGATAGCCACCCCATTTCATTTATTCTCACAAGAAGTCGGGAAAGATAAGCGTTTCTATATGCCATCACTTCTATCCTTGCTCCCACCAACTCAAGTCAATGACAAACGAGCTGATTTGCTTAAGACCGGTTTAATCCCACTTGTTTTGCACTTTAaaagcaactggcagtgctgtggagtgttttgctgtctccaagtgtaCCTGATTAAAGAATGTGAATGGGAAATTGAAATGGAAGATCACCAGCCGAGTAGAAACTTTGTACAATTTGTTCATCGAGAGGAAGATTGTTTTATCACGCTAATTGACGGATTTTCATTCCTCGAAATTCATTCCAGCAATAATCAAAAAGAAATGCTGTCGTTAATAAGCGAAAATATTTACTCTGGTCTTCGATCTGCTTACAAAGCCCTGAAATACACGTATGAGGATCCTGAAGTCACATTTCTGTGTCCTTTCATTTCGCAATCCATCTCTAGTCCAAGTCCCCAAGTGCCCCACCACCCAGCTCATGTTCTGGTTGAGGATGATGTTATGAGGTGTACTCTATGCAAGACGACGTATGAGCTAAAAGACGGTCACAAAGATTGGCTCTCTCCTTGTTGTAAACTGGAAG TCGATATTCAAAACCAAACCTACTTGAAGAAACTGGACGAGCTGATGGCCGACGAAAGTGGTACCATTGAGCTACACTATCTCAAGACGCACTTTATTGGTCCCTCGGATCTTGGCAAAACGACCACTCGACAGCGGCTTGTTGGATCCATTACTAACCTGTCTTTGCTGCCcgaagatcaaaggaaacgttgcaGTACATTACTAGCCGAGTGTGAACAAGTATTGGCCTTTATGGACAAATCTGGAACAAAACTTGAATTTAAAGCATCTTCAAATCTAGAGGAAGAAACACAGTTTATCTTCTCTTACCTTATGTCCTGTGAACCTATTGAAGACAGCACTGTCAGCAATACTAGTCCACCTAAGGAACAGCCCACACAAGAAACCACTGACCCAAAGATTGAAGACAGCACTGTTAGCAATATTAGTCTACCTAAGGAACAGCCCACAAAAAAAACCACTGACCCAAAGAAGCAAACTCAACTCAAGATCGGTGAATCTGCTACTGTACCCCAAGAAGCAGTATCACCAATACCAGAACCACCGGAAAAGGTCGTGAAAGTGACCACTGTAGATGTTGAAAAGGTTATCTCGAGACTCCGGAATATTGTGGGTTCAGGAGAGTACACTAAAGAGCTGCTGAACAAAGTCCTACTCAATCTGGTCGATATAGGTGGGCAGCCTGGATTCGTGGAGATGTTTCCTTTTCTAAGCAAAGGTGCAGGTATCTTCCTGGTATTCTTTCGACTGGACAAAGACCTCGATGACATGTGTCAAGTCTCCTACGAACGAGGAAAGGACAAAATCACACCGTACGATTCAACATACACAAGCAGAGAAACactctctcaaatcctctcaGCTATCAGCCACCATATCAAGATTGACTCGGATATTGACAGAGAGCTGTGTAGTAAACTGGGAAATCTAGGCTCTGCTAAGCCTGTTGCTACCCTCATAGGCACTTTCAAGGATAAACTGGCAATGCAAATCAAAGTCAATCTTCTGTACGAGAAATATTGTGACTTAACAAAAACTGCctgcaagagcgatagtaccactgccagcaagagcgatagcaccactgccaacaagagcgatagcaccactgccagcaagagcctAAATGTAAAGAAAGCAATTCAGAACATTTTGACTCATCAGAAAAATGATGAGCATGCTAACGTCAGTGCAGAAGACATGGCTGCCATTGAGCAAACAGTCAGCCACCACCTCAACTCAGACGCTTTCAAGAAAGATGTCCAAGACCGTTTAGAGCAAAAGTTGACAGAAAAAAACGAAGGTGTGACCAAAATTACCAGCAAGTTTGAGAACTTACTTTCTAACCCAAAAGACACGAAGTTCCAATTCATAGCAGTGGATAACTACGAAGGTACTGATTCTGATATGGAACCTCTTCGTGAACATCTTCATGGCTTATTCAGTAGCTATTTCAAACATGCCAAGCTTCGAATTCGCCCACAACAGCTTTTGTTTGGAGTTGTACTGAGAAAAGAGTTTGACATTGTGTCTATGGAAGAATGCATTCGTATCGGCACCGAGGGGTTAAAGATGAGAGAGGAGGAGGTTCGATTCACCGTTTGGTATCTGGATCGGTACGTTGGAGCTTTGATCTATCATCCAGAGATCAAGGACAAAGATGGTTGGTTTGGGAACTTTATCATTTGCAACCCCCAAGTGGTATTCAACAGCCTCAGTGTTCTCGTTGTCAAGCCGCTACTTGAGCTCCATTCTGAAGATAGCAGTATTCACTTCAAGGATGCTGAGAGAAATAATTGGATACTCAAGGGACAATTCTCAATGGAAACAATTACTCGATGCCATTCGAAGGAAAACCAGGGTGTGAAGAAAGACCAGTTGATTCCTGTTGAGAAGCTGCTCATACTACTCAAGCATTCCCACCTTTTGGCCAAAATCACAACAGTAAAGGAAGACCATACCACAGAAGAGATTGAAACGAGGTATTTCATCCCCGCTATTCTCAAGTGTGCATCTCGCGAGGAACTAACGAAACCACCCCCCACTGGCATTGATACACCCTCTCCAATCAAGATCACATTCAAACCTCAATACGTTCCCACTGGATTATTCTGTGCCATGATCAGTGATTTGGTCTCAAGGGGGAGTAAAGGCAAAGGCATTCTGGGCATGACTTGGAAACTTGCCACTGATACCTCAGTAAAGAGAAACCTCGTCTCCTTTCACATTGACGAATCTGCCAATCATTTTGTTACCCTGATTGCTCACGTTGATTGCTACGAGATACGGATTATTCGACAGAACCGGAAGTATACAATGCACGAGCTTTGTTCCTACATCCTCTCAACCCTCCTGTTGGTGATGAAGGACATTAGTCCACTACTCTCACCAATTCTTGCTTTTGACTGCTACTGTGGCAAACATGAAGATGCCATGAAACTGTGTCTCCTCACACCTGGAGTGTATCCCTGCTTTAACTGCAACAGTGAAATCTCTCTGAGTCCTCACCAAGAATGCTGGTTTGCAAAA GAAGTCAGCCTGGGAGATGATGTTACTCTTCTTGCCTTTCCATATGCTGAGGACCTAGACCCAAGCCTCTCTTTTAAGTGGAAGAAGACAAGTTCGAAAATTAAAGGGAGTGAAAATGAATTGGAATTCAAGGCCTCGTTAAATGATCATTTCGAGGGCTTTATCAGTTGTGAGATCTCCAAGAACCAGAAGGATTTCTTTACCGTGTACCACTGCCTGAGAAACAGTATCG GCATTGCTGTACATGATGATCAAGAAGATGAAGATCAATTATACACTAAAGATTTGCAAGAAGTTCTTTCTCAATTAATGGAAGCCATTAATGTTTGGTTTGAGTTGGGCCTCGCTTTAGGGATTCCAGTTGCCACGCTTGGAGATATCAAGTGTCATACACATTGCAATAAAGATGGTTTGATTAGAATGCTGGCCCACTGGCTGGAATCTTCACCTTCTCGTACATGGAGTGACATTTGCAATGGCCTCAAAAGTTGCACTGTCAAACATGACGTTCTAGCAAATACAATTGAGAAGAAATACAATG GTCGGCTATCAGGGAAGAGAAAGAGACCAAAAAACTGTTCGTGTGTTCCCGGACCCCATGCAGAGGACTCGTCCCGACCACCCCACATCACTG ATCCTCTAGCCCCAGGACACCGTAAAAGATTATTGGGATCAGGTGAAGAAGTTGAAACTCTGTCAAAGCGTCCGAAGAATGATATCACTATACAAG GATCATCACAAGAGGAGCATACTAACAGAAACCAAACAGTACAACGGTCGTCCATTGTTCTGACTGGAGATGATGTTCTAACAATTTGTGAGAGTCTGAACAATGCCAGCAATGATTGGTTCAACTTGGGACTGGCTCTTGGAATGAAGTTTGCTGGTTTGAAAAATATCCAAGATCGATACTCAGATAATAATCGCCGCCTTACGGAGGTGGTGGGCAAGCGTCTTCAAGTCACTGATCCACCCatgacatggccttacatatgTGAATGTCTAAGGAGGCCTACTATTGAGCGTAACGATGTAGCCGAGGAAATTGAAGACAAGTATGTGACTGCATTTGCTCATAGTGCCACTAATTAA
- the LOC135334281 gene encoding uncharacterized protein LOC135334281 isoform X2, whose amino-acid sequence MATEQDSDALAEDLHEAVCNNDVTQVRSLLGQGADPNHQLYWSDDEWAFKLPPLHYACYEGYLEIVKTLVTHGARTDKGDGSDNSTPLHWACREGHKEIVQYLIQEVRCSTDVRNNDNETSLHSACAGGSKDLVQYLVEEVKMDVGTPLTEENSDALEKMLLDNKIKGFALTGERTYKAVERHLQELGHRELAANLRANLDKVDIQNQTYLKKLDELMADESGTIELHYLKTHFIGPSDLGKTTTRQRLVGSITNLSLLPEDQRKRCSTLLAECEQVLAFMDKSGTKLEFKASSNLEEETQFIFSYLMSCEPIEDSTVSNTSPPKEQPTQETTDPKIEDSTVSNISLPKEQPTKKTTDPKKQTQLKIGESATVPQEAVSPIPEPPEKVVKVTTVDVEKVISRLRNIVGSGEYTKELLNKVLLNLVDIGGQPGFVEMFPFLSKGAGIFLVFFRLDKDLDDMCQVSYERGKDKITPYDSTYTSRETLSQILSAISHHIKIDSDIDRELCSKLGNLGSAKPVATLIGTFKDKLAMQIKVNLLYEKYCDLTKTACKSDSTTASKSDSTTANKSDSTTASKSLNVKKAIQNILTHQKNDEHANVSAEDMAAIEQTVSHHLNSDAFKKDVQDRLEQKLTEKNEGVTKITSKFENLLSNPKDTKFQFIAVDNYEGTDSDMEPLREHLHGLFSSYFKHAKLRIRPQQLLFGVVLRKEFDIVSMEECIRIGTEGLKMREEEVRFTVWYLDRYVGALIYHPEIKDKDGWFGNFIICNPQVVFNSLSVLVVKPLLELHSEDSSIHFKDAERNNWILKGQFSMETITRCHSKENQGVKKDQLIPVEKLLILLKHSHLLAKITTVKEDHTTEEIETRYFIPAILKCASREELTKPPPTGIDTPSPIKITFKPQYVPTGLFCAMISDLVSRGSKGKGILGMTWKLATDTSVKRNLVSFHIDESANHFVTLIAHVDCYEIRIIRQNRKYTMHELCSYILSTLLLVMKDISPLLSPILAFDCYCGKHEDAMKLCLLTPGVYPCFNCNSEISLSPHQECWFAKEVSLGDDVTLLAFPYAEDLDPSLSFKWKKTSSKIKGSENELEFKASLNDHFEGFISCEISKNQKDFFTVYHCLRNSIGIAVHDDQEDEDQLYTKDLQEVLSQLMEAINVWFELGLALGIPVATLGDIKCHTHCNKDGLIRMLAHWLESSPSRTWSDICNGLKSCTVKHDVLANTIEKKYNGRLSGKRKRPKNCSCVPGPHAEDSSRPPHITDPLAPGHRKRLLGSGEEVETLSKRPKNDITIQGSSQEEHTNRNQTVQRSSIVLTGDDVLTICESLNNASNDWFNLGLALGMKFAGLKNIQDRYSDNNRRLTEVVGKRLQVTDPPMTWPYICECLRRPTIERNDVAEEIEDKYVTAFAHSATN is encoded by the exons ATGTGAGGAATAATGATAACGAGACTTCTCTTCACTCTGCTTGTGCGGGAGGAAGTAAAGACCTGGTACAGTATCTGGTGGAGGAAGTGAAGATGGATGTTG GCACTCCATTGACTGAGGAAAACTCCGATGCTCTAGAAAAGATGCTCCTAGACAATAAAATCAAAGGATTTGCTTTGACTGGTGAAAGGACATACAAGGCAGTTGAACGCCACCTTCAGGAGCTCGGACACAGAGAACTAGCAGCCAACCTGAGGGCAAACCTCGACAAAG TCGATATTCAAAACCAAACCTACTTGAAGAAACTGGACGAGCTGATGGCCGACGAAAGTGGTACCATTGAGCTACACTATCTCAAGACGCACTTTATTGGTCCCTCGGATCTTGGCAAAACGACCACTCGACAGCGGCTTGTTGGATCCATTACTAACCTGTCTTTGCTGCCcgaagatcaaaggaaacgttgcaGTACATTACTAGCCGAGTGTGAACAAGTATTGGCCTTTATGGACAAATCTGGAACAAAACTTGAATTTAAAGCATCTTCAAATCTAGAGGAAGAAACACAGTTTATCTTCTCTTACCTTATGTCCTGTGAACCTATTGAAGACAGCACTGTCAGCAATACTAGTCCACCTAAGGAACAGCCCACACAAGAAACCACTGACCCAAAGATTGAAGACAGCACTGTTAGCAATATTAGTCTACCTAAGGAACAGCCCACAAAAAAAACCACTGACCCAAAGAAGCAAACTCAACTCAAGATCGGTGAATCTGCTACTGTACCCCAAGAAGCAGTATCACCAATACCAGAACCACCGGAAAAGGTCGTGAAAGTGACCACTGTAGATGTTGAAAAGGTTATCTCGAGACTCCGGAATATTGTGGGTTCAGGAGAGTACACTAAAGAGCTGCTGAACAAAGTCCTACTCAATCTGGTCGATATAGGTGGGCAGCCTGGATTCGTGGAGATGTTTCCTTTTCTAAGCAAAGGTGCAGGTATCTTCCTGGTATTCTTTCGACTGGACAAAGACCTCGATGACATGTGTCAAGTCTCCTACGAACGAGGAAAGGACAAAATCACACCGTACGATTCAACATACACAAGCAGAGAAACactctctcaaatcctctcaGCTATCAGCCACCATATCAAGATTGACTCGGATATTGACAGAGAGCTGTGTAGTAAACTGGGAAATCTAGGCTCTGCTAAGCCTGTTGCTACCCTCATAGGCACTTTCAAGGATAAACTGGCAATGCAAATCAAAGTCAATCTTCTGTACGAGAAATATTGTGACTTAACAAAAACTGCctgcaagagcgatagtaccactgccagcaagagcgatagcaccactgccaacaagagcgatagcaccactgccagcaagagcctAAATGTAAAGAAAGCAATTCAGAACATTTTGACTCATCAGAAAAATGATGAGCATGCTAACGTCAGTGCAGAAGACATGGCTGCCATTGAGCAAACAGTCAGCCACCACCTCAACTCAGACGCTTTCAAGAAAGATGTCCAAGACCGTTTAGAGCAAAAGTTGACAGAAAAAAACGAAGGTGTGACCAAAATTACCAGCAAGTTTGAGAACTTACTTTCTAACCCAAAAGACACGAAGTTCCAATTCATAGCAGTGGATAACTACGAAGGTACTGATTCTGATATGGAACCTCTTCGTGAACATCTTCATGGCTTATTCAGTAGCTATTTCAAACATGCCAAGCTTCGAATTCGCCCACAACAGCTTTTGTTTGGAGTTGTACTGAGAAAAGAGTTTGACATTGTGTCTATGGAAGAATGCATTCGTATCGGCACCGAGGGGTTAAAGATGAGAGAGGAGGAGGTTCGATTCACCGTTTGGTATCTGGATCGGTACGTTGGAGCTTTGATCTATCATCCAGAGATCAAGGACAAAGATGGTTGGTTTGGGAACTTTATCATTTGCAACCCCCAAGTGGTATTCAACAGCCTCAGTGTTCTCGTTGTCAAGCCGCTACTTGAGCTCCATTCTGAAGATAGCAGTATTCACTTCAAGGATGCTGAGAGAAATAATTGGATACTCAAGGGACAATTCTCAATGGAAACAATTACTCGATGCCATTCGAAGGAAAACCAGGGTGTGAAGAAAGACCAGTTGATTCCTGTTGAGAAGCTGCTCATACTACTCAAGCATTCCCACCTTTTGGCCAAAATCACAACAGTAAAGGAAGACCATACCACAGAAGAGATTGAAACGAGGTATTTCATCCCCGCTATTCTCAAGTGTGCATCTCGCGAGGAACTAACGAAACCACCCCCCACTGGCATTGATACACCCTCTCCAATCAAGATCACATTCAAACCTCAATACGTTCCCACTGGATTATTCTGTGCCATGATCAGTGATTTGGTCTCAAGGGGGAGTAAAGGCAAAGGCATTCTGGGCATGACTTGGAAACTTGCCACTGATACCTCAGTAAAGAGAAACCTCGTCTCCTTTCACATTGACGAATCTGCCAATCATTTTGTTACCCTGATTGCTCACGTTGATTGCTACGAGATACGGATTATTCGACAGAACCGGAAGTATACAATGCACGAGCTTTGTTCCTACATCCTCTCAACCCTCCTGTTGGTGATGAAGGACATTAGTCCACTACTCTCACCAATTCTTGCTTTTGACTGCTACTGTGGCAAACATGAAGATGCCATGAAACTGTGTCTCCTCACACCTGGAGTGTATCCCTGCTTTAACTGCAACAGTGAAATCTCTCTGAGTCCTCACCAAGAATGCTGGTTTGCAAAA GAAGTCAGCCTGGGAGATGATGTTACTCTTCTTGCCTTTCCATATGCTGAGGACCTAGACCCAAGCCTCTCTTTTAAGTGGAAGAAGACAAGTTCGAAAATTAAAGGGAGTGAAAATGAATTGGAATTCAAGGCCTCGTTAAATGATCATTTCGAGGGCTTTATCAGTTGTGAGATCTCCAAGAACCAGAAGGATTTCTTTACCGTGTACCACTGCCTGAGAAACAGTATCG GCATTGCTGTACATGATGATCAAGAAGATGAAGATCAATTATACACTAAAGATTTGCAAGAAGTTCTTTCTCAATTAATGGAAGCCATTAATGTTTGGTTTGAGTTGGGCCTCGCTTTAGGGATTCCAGTTGCCACGCTTGGAGATATCAAGTGTCATACACATTGCAATAAAGATGGTTTGATTAGAATGCTGGCCCACTGGCTGGAATCTTCACCTTCTCGTACATGGAGTGACATTTGCAATGGCCTCAAAAGTTGCACTGTCAAACATGACGTTCTAGCAAATACAATTGAGAAGAAATACAATG GTCGGCTATCAGGGAAGAGAAAGAGACCAAAAAACTGTTCGTGTGTTCCCGGACCCCATGCAGAGGACTCGTCCCGACCACCCCACATCACTG ATCCTCTAGCCCCAGGACACCGTAAAAGATTATTGGGATCAGGTGAAGAAGTTGAAACTCTGTCAAAGCGTCCGAAGAATGATATCACTATACAAG GATCATCACAAGAGGAGCATACTAACAGAAACCAAACAGTACAACGGTCGTCCATTGTTCTGACTGGAGATGATGTTCTAACAATTTGTGAGAGTCTGAACAATGCCAGCAATGATTGGTTCAACTTGGGACTGGCTCTTGGAATGAAGTTTGCTGGTTTGAAAAATATCCAAGATCGATACTCAGATAATAATCGCCGCCTTACGGAGGTGGTGGGCAAGCGTCTTCAAGTCACTGATCCACCCatgacatggccttacatatgTGAATGTCTAAGGAGGCCTACTATTGAGCGTAACGATGTAGCCGAGGAAATTGAAGACAAGTATGTGACTGCATTTGCTCATAGTGCCACTAATTAA
- the LOC135336955 gene encoding uncharacterized protein LOC135336955 produces the protein MGNENVWSLAHYPAKYMQQLDVLFDTSEVFSSSHNKGVQETIVQEIQDQPECKFSDKDIRLAVRRCYENLRRTFLEQQSGKEELVEQQSKRRKYRSRRERKFQRRSSVVTKNEMDKYWKLLSLAYVTEESEDPDNPNGIIEHKLDWRSERLSTFMSTLDSRIAKKQPASPGLVAKKVRKLGEPSNTTPPG, from the exons ATGGGAAACGAAAACGTGTGGTCACTCGCACATTATCC TGCAAAGTATATGCAGCAACTGGATGTTCTGTTTGATACATCTGAAGT ATTCTCTTCCAGTCACAACAAAGGTGTTCAAGAAACAATTGTGCAAGAGATACAAGATcaacctgaatgcaaatttagTGACAAAGATATAAGAC TTGCAGTAAGGAGATGTTATGAAAACCTAAGGCGGACATTCCTTGAACAACAATCGGGAAAAGAAGAGCTCGTTGAGCAACAGTCCAAACGCAGAAAGTATCGTTCTCGGCGTGAAAGA AAATTTCAAAGGCGGTCATCTGTGGTAACAAAGAACGAGATGGATAAGTATTGGAAATTGCTCAGTCTGGCTTATGTCACGGAAGAGAGTGAAGATCCAGACAACCCCAATGGTATCATTGAACACAAACTTGACTGGCGTTCTGAGA GACTTTCCACTTTCATGAGCACACTAGACTCACGCATTGCCAAGAAGCAACCTGCATCTCCAGGGTTAGTGGCTAAAAAAGTACGGAAGCTGGGTGAACCTTCCAATACTACACCACCGGGATGA